A genomic segment from Alteribacillus bidgolensis encodes:
- a CDS encoding ATP-binding cassette domain-containing protein — protein sequence MQSTSNLAVEAKGLVKVFGEHRAVDGVDLSIQKGSVYGFLGPNGAGKTTTIRMLSTLLPIDGGSASIFGHDLASEKKAVRSRISVTGQNASLDEDLTGIENLVMMARLMGYSRKQAKTRAKELLSSFGLEEAKKRQLKNYSGGMRRRIDIAASIVVTPDLLFLDEPTTGLDPRSRSQVWNIVRALVSEGTTVLLTTQYLDEADQLADRIGVIHQGKIIAEGTSGELKASVGSGTLHVRLIESKNRQRAIELLETKLKAPVQRTSDPAGFSTQVTDPNLAAEALGELAHANISVSDFSFGQPSLDEVFLTITGQPVEEKTQ from the coding sequence ATGCAGTCAACCTCTAATCTGGCTGTAGAGGCTAAAGGACTAGTAAAAGTTTTTGGTGAACACCGAGCAGTTGATGGGGTGGATCTATCCATTCAAAAAGGATCGGTATATGGTTTTCTTGGACCAAACGGAGCGGGGAAAACGACGACGATTCGCATGCTTTCTACTCTGCTTCCTATAGACGGAGGATCAGCGTCCATTTTCGGACACGATCTTGCTTCTGAAAAAAAAGCAGTTCGGAGCAGGATCAGCGTAACTGGTCAGAACGCATCGCTGGATGAGGATCTCACCGGGATCGAAAATCTTGTCATGATGGCACGGCTAATGGGTTACTCGCGAAAACAGGCGAAAACGCGCGCAAAAGAGTTATTGAGCTCTTTTGGTTTAGAAGAAGCTAAAAAACGGCAGCTGAAAAATTATTCAGGGGGAATGCGCCGCCGCATCGACATTGCAGCCAGTATTGTTGTCACACCGGATCTACTTTTCCTTGATGAACCAACGACGGGATTGGATCCGCGCAGCCGCAGTCAAGTATGGAACATTGTTCGTGCATTAGTGAGTGAAGGAACAACAGTCTTACTCACAACGCAGTACCTAGATGAAGCAGATCAGCTTGCGGACCGTATTGGTGTCATTCATCAAGGCAAAATCATTGCAGAAGGAACAAGCGGGGAGTTAAAAGCATCTGTCGGGTCCGGTACATTGCACGTACGCCTTATTGAATCGAAGAATCGACAGAGAGCAATAGAACTATTAGAAACAAAACTGAAGGCCCCTGTTCAGCGTACTTCTGATCCTGCTGGTTTTTCGACGCAAGTAACTGATCCAAACTTGGCTGCAGAAGCACTAGGGGAACTCGCTCATGCGAATATTTCTGTCAGTGACTTTTCATTTGGACAACCCAGTCTGGATGAAGTATTTTTAACGATAACCGGTCAGCCCGTGGAGGAGAAAACACAATGA